A segment of the Trifolium pratense cultivar HEN17-A07 linkage group LG7, ARS_RC_1.1, whole genome shotgun sequence genome:
GATGTTTGATGAACTAggtgaaaaataatttgttttttattaaaacaatcAGTAAAATGATAAACCCCATCCAATCCACCCGCCACCCGCACAAACCAAACCCGCTTAAACCGATTTTGTTATTTGGTTCGATATGGGCGTCTAAGCTTCACCCGCCTAAAAGACTTCTTTTATATATTAAGGCAGATAACAAAGTTTCCCTCCCAACTTATAATTATGCCGCCTAAACCACTCTCATTAATGATCTCTTTCACTTAAGCCTAAAAGACTTTTCCAATTCTCAttgtctcaaaattttgaatattgCTTTTCTACAattgattaaatatttttcatatataaattgGCATGTACGTACTCCGTATATCCATACcgtgatttttcaaaacatcTTCACAAACAcatatctttgattttttttttgtctcaaatgGGTGCTTATCTGTTCAACGTGGAAAATACATATAATTGGTCATTAACTGTTCTTCTACTCATTCGTCAAAAAAACTGTTCATCTACTTTATGATGTTGTACTACTAGAGTACAAAGTTTTCATTgtagtattttaaattttcttaactTTGGTTATTTGGTTTAACTTCGTGCGACATTATTTTTTCATGAAGCacaacattaatttttattgttaatgTGTATTTTCTGCTTTTGTATAATGTCAATATTTTTGAGAGagtatttttatggaaaatgataattggatattttttattaatatgtttttaattttgaaagtaTCATTACAACAAAGATTAAATTTGAAatactataatatattaaatttgaagAATTCATATAAACTTCTTATAATagaaccaatcgttagttggttcagtggtgattgacattgAATTTCGTGGgaaggatcacggttcgatctcccgcaactgtgatcggaaGGGGACTGAAATCATTTGACGTTAACCGAATGACCACTTAATgaaaaaattttgaaattactAATGACCACTTAATGAAAAAATTAACCGAAAGACAATATAATTTAGAAATCTTTTAATTACTtctaataatttagagattaagTCAGGGAAAGAGTAATAGTTTATTGGCCAAATTAGTCTTTGGAACTCCTTATCCTCTATTATTATAtcttattatgatttatttatttttgactaatcttattatgagtttttttttttttttttttttttggtgtaatCTTATTATGAGttttaaaatatagtaatgGATGGATGAGATTAAAAGGAAATTGTTACTGCCACCTACCTACCTGTAATGGACAAAGGTGCTGACCCACTTTGTGATCTATAACTGATTATCTCTCTCTCTGCCCCGCCCTAGCtacatcaccatcatcaatTATCTCATTTTTCTGCGAACCCTAGATCCCTAATTGTTATTAGTTAAATCCTTCTTGCTTTGTGAAACCCATTCATTCTCctcttaattaattaaattgaataatAACAATAATCTCCACTCACTAACGTTGCGATTTGTGGAATCAAAATTCCCCTTTCTTGATGTTGTGTGCTTCGATTCAACGAACAATTGGGGGCATCTGTTTTTTACCATCCATCCATCCATTCATAATATATGTAGTTAGTTAGTTATCCTtatccaatccaatccaatccaGGTAACAAACtattttccttctttctttctttatttatttttcctatattACTGTTTGTTTCAACTTCACTTTTCAAATACACTGTTGTTCATTCATTGTTTGCAGATTGTGCTGAAATGATATGTTGTAATTATAGCTGTGCCAATGAAACTAATTGTGTAATCCTTATTATACATTCTCCGAAATGCAATTAGCTTCAAACACTGAcaaggatgatgatgatgatgaatgttcAGAAAGCCAACCCATCTTGAATCACCAAGACTCCTCCTTTTCCTGTGAAATTATTCCTGCCAAcactgatgatgatgatgatgatgatatagAGAATGTTCCCGTTGACGACTCTTCTCATCTTCTAAATGCAGATCACCCGCAATGCCGAATATGCCTTGATCTTGGAGGTCTATAACTAATACTCTATTCCAtccatacatacatacatacatataattaattaactttGGTTACTTATTATTACTAACCTTTCAATCAATTCTCTTTTAGGAGAAGACTTAATTGCCCCTTGCCATTGCAAAGGTACCCAAAAGTATGTCCATAGATCATGTCTGGATAATTGGAGGTCTACCAAGGCAagttcatttgtccttcttcaTGTTCCTTATCAAGTGATCGTAATAATGCTAATGTCTGATTCAAATGTCCTATTTTATGATTGTACCATGCTTATCcacttacttttttttcttccttctgTTGTACTAGGAGGGCTTTGCTTTTTCTCACTGTACAGAGTGCAGAGCTGTCTTCATATTACGAGCAAATGTCCCAAAAGATAGGTGGTGGTTGAGGTTGAAATTTCAGTTCCTTGTTGCCAGAGATCATGCATTCATTTTCATCATTGTTCAACTGGTATGTAATGTATTATCTCACGTCTTGTGAAATTGGTACTCACGTTTTGTCCTTTCATACTTGTTTTCTTCTGGTTAACGAATTAATATGAACAGTCCTTTATGTATTCAGTCACCATTCCCCTGTCAAGTAAAATGTTCTTGAGTCTTACTTGTTGATATTGCTGTTGTATCCCCTAGGAGTATGTGAATATGCACTGTCCAAGTTGTTCTGATTCTCGGGTGAAACCTTGGTTGTTAGTTTTGCTATCCAACTGAACAAGTTGGTTTATGtttgatttctttatttttgcTCGTCCTGCAAGGAAAGAAACAAACCCAagtaattcaatatttttagcATGTATAAGCATAGTTATCAATAGTAGGTGATAGCACCGTCTTGGAGCAGAACGGCTGATGTGCGCTATTTGGACTTGATCGTATCGCATTACAGTTTTGGTCCCCATATTTTTTAACGAGTTTTCTTGTAATTTTATGACTGTTGATCATTCAAATCACTAGGCCGCATATcacatcatttaaaatatgtaaGGTCACTATTTTAAAGGACACAAATTTGATGGAGGGACCGAAAACTGGGTGATATTGAAATGGGGGGACCAATTTCATGAGTGAATGAAAATATGGGGACCAAAACTGTAATTAAGCCATGATAAAATAGATTGTCTGATGGGATATTACTACTATTTCAGAGAATGTCTGTtaatttcttttccttttctaaTTGCACAGGTTGTTGCTTTCTTGGGAGTGCTTATTTACAAATTCTATGGAGATGAACTTAGAGAAATGTTTGGTTATGAAGAACATCCATATGGGTTTTATACAATGGCTGGTATTCCCCTTTCTTCTGCACTGTCAATTTGATGCCAATGTTTGCAGCTTTTCCACTCAATTGTGACATTTTCACGCTACGATGTTATATTTTCTCACTTATATAGTAAATTCAACACTTAAGATTTATGATAGTTGTGCTATCTTAGCCTATCAACTTATTCCATGCAATGGAAACTTGATaatatttctttgttttgcAGTTCTCGCCATTATTTTGGTGGGTTTGCTCTATGGCTTCTTTATAGCGATAATATGTGGCCAAAGAATCAATGAACGCCACTACCATGTTCTTGCGAAACAAGAACTGACAAAGGTCTGCTATGTAATAATAAATGCTTTCAAATCATTTTGACGTACAAATTACAAGCTACAGAAAACCGAAGCATGTTACGCAAAACTAGTA
Coding sequences within it:
- the LOC123899900 gene encoding E3 ubiquitin-protein ligase MARCHF2-like, with the protein product MQLASNTDKDDDDDECSESQPILNHQDSSFSCEIIPANTDDDDDDDIENVPVDDSSHLLNADHPQCRICLDLGGEDLIAPCHCKGTQKYVHRSCLDNWRSTKEGFAFSHCTECRAVFILRANVPKDRWWLRLKFQFLVARDHAFIFIIVQLVVAFLGVLIYKFYGDELREMFGYEEHPYGFYTMAVLAIILVGLLYGFFIAIICGQRINERHYHVLAKQELTKEYVVEDREHVKNVPELDPSHVTELRMLGLY